A window of Choloepus didactylus isolate mChoDid1 chromosome 21, mChoDid1.pri, whole genome shotgun sequence contains these coding sequences:
- the JPT2 gene encoding jupiter microtubule associated homolog 2 yields the protein MFQVPEGERGRAGSRAMKPPGGDSSSPFGSPEEVVPSSRPNRMASNIFGPTEEPQNIPKRTNPPGGKGSGIFDESSPAQVRQRLNPPGGKTSDIFGSPITAASPLAHPNKPKDHVFLREGEDPKLEPQAAASAPPGDEKGSPRGADRAWEQEPMPRVDSHEPRLGPRPRSHNKVLNPPGGKSSISFY from the exons GGCCATGAAACCCCCGGGAGGAGACTCCAGCAGTCCTTTTGGAAGTCCAGAAGAAGTCGTTCCTTCAAGCAGGCCCAACAGGATGGCATCGAACATTTTTGGACCAACTGAAGAACCTCAGAACATCCCCAAGAGGACAAACCCCCCAG GGGGGAAAGGAAGTGGAATCTTTGACGAATCTTCGCCTGCACAGGTTCGACAGCGTCTGAACCCTCCTGGTGGAAAGACCAGTGACATCTTTGGGTCCCCCATCACTGCTGCTTCCCCCTTGGCACACCCAAACAAACCCAAG GACCATGTTTTCTTACGTGAAGGAGAAGACCCGAAGCTGGAACCACAAG CTGCAGCGAGCGCCCCACCAGGGGATGAGAAAGGCAGCCCGAGAGGAGCAGACCGTGCTTGGGAGCAGGAGCCCATGCCCAGGGTCGACAGCCATGAGCCCAGGCTGGGGCCGCGGCCACGCTCACACAACAAGGTCCTGAACCCTCCTGGGGGCAAGTCCAGCATCTCTTTCTACTGA